In the Deltaproteobacteria bacterium genome, AGAGTCCCTCGCAGCGCGCGCGCACCAGCGTTCCCGGCGGGACCGGGGTCGAACGCGCCACCTCGAGCGCCGTCCCGCTGCCGCACTCGCTGCGCGAGATGACCCTCCAGCAGGGGCACGGGTCGCAAGGTCCCGCGAGCGCCTTGCAGGCCTCGAGCTTCGCCGCTCCACCTCCCGGACGCACATCCTCGACCACGCAGTTCACCTGCGGGCCCGGGGCGGAGTCGGTGTCCTTGAGCGCCTGAAGGCAGGCCGCACCGAGCTTGTCCCGCACGAGCTGCCCCACCCGCGCCATGATCGGCACGAAGTCGGTCGTGCAGATCGGCGCCAGGAACGAACCCTGGCCGAGCCCGCTCACCACGGACCAGAGGCGAACGGACGGCGACGCGTTGACCAACGTGCCCTTCGCGCCGCAGCTCGGGGCGAGCCCGGGCATCGTGCCCTCCTTGATGACCTCGACCGGCTCCGGAGGGCCGGCGATGGCCACGAGCGCGGCCTGTCCGCCGGGCTTGAGGCCCTTGAGGAAGCTGACGTACTCCTGCACCTTGAAAAGGTACTCCTGCGACGGGACGCAGTTCTTGCGCGGACCGAGCTTGTTGCGGTCGTTCACGTCGCACGTCACGCCGAACTCGAAGCAGCGAAACGAGTTGAGCGGGCCGAGCGGGTCGCTGAGACCGTGCTGGCTCGGATCGAAGAGCGTCGTGTTCGCCGCCGAGCAGTCGTCCTCGTCGGTGACGAGCAGCACCACGAGCGGCGCCTCGGCGCGCAGGAACCCGCGGTTCACCCCCTTTTGCGGATCGAGGGCCAGGCGCATGGCCTGGAGCTGGTGTTCGAAGCCGCACCCGCCCGTGCCGAGCTGCGCGATGCACGAGAAGCCCTGGGTGATCTGCGCCACCGCGTCGCCGGCGCTCGGCACGTTGGTCTTGCCGTCGGCGTACTCGATCCACGGCAGCGACGGCGGCGTGCACTCCGCGATCCGGGGCTTGCTCTGCAGCCGACCCCCGTCCCCTCCCTTGGTCATGCAGGTGGGCAGGCCGTAGTCCGCCGCCCCGAGGTCCGTCGAGACGACCCCGATGCGGAGCGACGGAAGCCCTCCCGGCAGGAGCGCCATGGAGGTCACGAGCTGGGGCCAGGCCTTCGCCAGGAGCGACTGCTCCTCGGCCATGGTGTTCGAGTTGTCCACCACGACGAGGAAGTCCACCGCGCGCTGCGGGTTCACCGTGAAGAAGTGGTCCTTCTGTCGCGGCACGACGGGCGGGTCCCCGGACTGGGCGTCGGTCGAGGAGCCGCCGTCGCCGCCGAGGCTCGGACAGACGCTCGTCCCCCGGCACCCCGGGTCGGCGCAGTCCACCAGGCGGTCTCCGTCGTTGTCCACGAGATCGGAGCACTGCGCGTTACCGTGCTCGTAGTCCTCCTCGGCCGCCTTGCAGCCCGGGGCGAGCGCGAGGGCCACGCCGAGCCACGCGATGCGAACGCGCATGCAAGCTCCTCCTTCCTCTTTCCGTGACGAGCGTCGTCTGTCTACCGCGGACCGCGGAGATGCCGTATCGTAGCGCGCATGCAGGGCGAGGCGCCACGAATCCATCCCACCGCCACCGTGGACCCGGGCGCCGTCATCGGTGAGGAGACGCGCGTCTGGCACTACAGCCACGTCATGGCCGGCGCCCGCATCGGCGCGCGGTGCGTGCTCGGCCAGAACGTGTTCGTGGCCAGCGGCGCGACCGTCGGCAACGGGGTCAAGATCCAGAATAACGTCTCGATCTACGACGGCGTCTTCCTCGAGGACGACGTCTTCTGCGGTCCGTCGATGGTCTTCACGAACGTGATCGATCCGCGGGCCTTCATCGAACGTAAGAACGAGTACCGCCCGACGCGCGTCGGCCGCGGCGCGACCCTCGGCGCGAACGCGACCGTCCTCTGCGGGCACACCATCGGTCCCTACGCGATGGTCGGGGCTGGCGCTGTCGTGACGCACGATCTGCCGGCCCACGCGCTGGCGGTAGGAGTCCCCGCGCGCCAGGTCGGCTGGGTCTGCCGCTGCGGCGTGCGGCTTCCCGAGGCGGGCGCGACTCTGGCCTGCGAGGCCTGCGGAGCGAGCTATCGCCTGGTCTCGGGGCACCTCGAAGCGGAGCAGCGGACGTGAGCGGCAAAGAACCGGTGAACGTGGCCGTGCTGGGTGCCGGATACTGGGGGCGCAACTACGTGCGCAACCTGTCCGGGCTGCCCGAGGCGCGCCTTTCGTGGGTCTGCGACCTCGACCCCCGGGCCCGCGAGCGCGCCGCGACCGTCGCCCCCGAGGCGCAGGTCACCGCCGACTTCACGCAGATGCTCTCGGACCCCGCGGTGCAGGCCGTGGTCATCGCCACCAACGCCGCG is a window encoding:
- a CDS encoding N-acetyltransferase translates to MQGEAPRIHPTATVDPGAVIGEETRVWHYSHVMAGARIGARCVLGQNVFVASGATVGNGVKIQNNVSIYDGVFLEDDVFCGPSMVFTNVIDPRAFIERKNEYRPTRVGRGATLGANATVLCGHTIGPYAMVGAGAVVTHDLPAHALAVGVPARQVGWVCRCGVRLPEAGATLACEACGASYRLVSGHLEAEQRT